In Apis cerana isolate GH-2021 linkage group LG5, AcerK_1.0, whole genome shotgun sequence, a single genomic region encodes these proteins:
- the LOC108003277 gene encoding choline-phosphate cytidylyltransferase A isoform X2: MSRKRAREETMLNSTSYSNIQNGEDASCSREDSPVYPSICKEAPFSDDPEALAERNACDYNIRITLKMAKSGKAPRKIRVYADGIYDLFHQGHARQLLQAKNIFPNVYLIVGVCNDQLTHSKKGRTVMTDVERYDAVRHCRYVDEVVRDAPWELDDEFLIKHKIDFVAHDDIPYMTDDSTDVYAALKAKGMFVATQRTEGVSTSDIVARIVKDYDIYVRRNLARGYSAKELNVSFLNEKKFRLQNKFDDLKDKGKRVMENIGEKRMDMISKWEEKSRDFIDAFLLLFGREGRLSTIWNESKGRLMQALSPPASPKRDGSPNGSNSSNNDEDQTSPPPKKTGRFEYSQSNYYLSDDYSDDEEENLHSK; this comes from the exons ATGTCTAGAAAGCGTGCTAGAGAAGAAACTATGTTGAATTCTAcatcatattcaaatattcaaaatggaGAAGATGCATCTTGCTCCAGGGAAGATTCACCTGTATATCCT TCAATTTGCAAGGAAGCACCTTTTAGTGATGATCCAGAAGCACTTGCTGAAAGAAATGCATGTGATTATAACATTCgcattacattaaaaatggcAAAAAGTGGTAAAG CTCCTAGAAAAATCAGAGTCTATGCAGATGGTATTTATGATCTATTTCATCAAGGACATGCACGACAACTTTTAcaagcaaaaaatattttccctaATGTATATCTTATTGTAGGAG TTTGTAATGATCAGTTAACACATAGTAAAAAAGGAAGAACAGTTATGACAGATGTTGAAAGATATGATGCAGTAAGACATTGTCGTTATGTAGATGAAGTGGTTAGAGATGCACCTTGGGAACTGGATGatgaatttcttataaaacataaa ATTGATTTTGTGGCTCATGATGATATACCTTATATGACAGATGATAGCACAGATGTTTATGCTGCCTTAAAGGCTAAAGGTATGTTTGTAGCTACACAAAGAACAGAAGGAGTATCAACATCCGATATTGTTGCAAGAATAGTTAaagattatgatatttatgtaaGAAGAAATCTTGCGCGAGGCTATAGTGCAAAAGAActtaatgtttcttttctcaat gaaaagaaatttcgtttacaaaataaatttgatgatttaaaagataaaggtAAAAGAGTAATGGAGAATATTGGTGAAAAACGTATGGATATGATTAGCAAATGGGAAGAAAAATCTCGAGATTTTATCGATGCTTTTCTACTTTTATTTGGAAGAGAAGGTAGATTG tcAACAATTTGGAATGAAAGTAAAGGTCGTTTAATGCAAGCATTATCTCCTCCTGCAAGTCCAAAAAGAGATGGCAGTCCAAATGGCAGTAATAGCAGCAATAATGATGAAGATCAGACAAG TCCACCACCGAAAAAGACTGGCCGTTTTGAATATTCGcagagtaattattatttaagcgATGATTATAGCGacgatgaagaagaaaatttgcaCTCTAAATGA
- the LOC108003277 gene encoding choline-phosphate cytidylyltransferase A isoform X1 encodes MSRKRAREETMLNSTSYSNIQNGEDASCSREDSPVYPLVTMTWRSNRNSHNESGQISLKKYNSEISIYHKELPSICKEAPFSDDPEALAERNACDYNIRITLKMAKSGKAPRKIRVYADGIYDLFHQGHARQLLQAKNIFPNVYLIVGVCNDQLTHSKKGRTVMTDVERYDAVRHCRYVDEVVRDAPWELDDEFLIKHKIDFVAHDDIPYMTDDSTDVYAALKAKGMFVATQRTEGVSTSDIVARIVKDYDIYVRRNLARGYSAKELNVSFLNEKKFRLQNKFDDLKDKGKRVMENIGEKRMDMISKWEEKSRDFIDAFLLLFGREGRLSTIWNESKGRLMQALSPPASPKRDGSPNGSNSSNNDEDQTSPPPKKTGRFEYSQSNYYLSDDYSDDEEENLHSK; translated from the exons ATGTCTAGAAAGCGTGCTAGAGAAGAAACTATGTTGAATTCTAcatcatattcaaatattcaaaatggaGAAGATGCATCTTGCTCCAGGGAAGATTCACCTGTATATCCT cTAGTGACAATGACTTGGAGAAGCAACAGGAATTCACATAATGAATCAGGTCAAATTTCACTGAAAAAGTATAATagtgaaatttctatttaccaCAAAGAACTTCCA TCAATTTGCAAGGAAGCACCTTTTAGTGATGATCCAGAAGCACTTGCTGAAAGAAATGCATGTGATTATAACATTCgcattacattaaaaatggcAAAAAGTGGTAAAG CTCCTAGAAAAATCAGAGTCTATGCAGATGGTATTTATGATCTATTTCATCAAGGACATGCACGACAACTTTTAcaagcaaaaaatattttccctaATGTATATCTTATTGTAGGAG TTTGTAATGATCAGTTAACACATAGTAAAAAAGGAAGAACAGTTATGACAGATGTTGAAAGATATGATGCAGTAAGACATTGTCGTTATGTAGATGAAGTGGTTAGAGATGCACCTTGGGAACTGGATGatgaatttcttataaaacataaa ATTGATTTTGTGGCTCATGATGATATACCTTATATGACAGATGATAGCACAGATGTTTATGCTGCCTTAAAGGCTAAAGGTATGTTTGTAGCTACACAAAGAACAGAAGGAGTATCAACATCCGATATTGTTGCAAGAATAGTTAaagattatgatatttatgtaaGAAGAAATCTTGCGCGAGGCTATAGTGCAAAAGAActtaatgtttcttttctcaat gaaaagaaatttcgtttacaaaataaatttgatgatttaaaagataaaggtAAAAGAGTAATGGAGAATATTGGTGAAAAACGTATGGATATGATTAGCAAATGGGAAGAAAAATCTCGAGATTTTATCGATGCTTTTCTACTTTTATTTGGAAGAGAAGGTAGATTG tcAACAATTTGGAATGAAAGTAAAGGTCGTTTAATGCAAGCATTATCTCCTCCTGCAAGTCCAAAAAGAGATGGCAGTCCAAATGGCAGTAATAGCAGCAATAATGATGAAGATCAGACAAG TCCACCACCGAAAAAGACTGGCCGTTTTGAATATTCGcagagtaattattatttaagcgATGATTATAGCGacgatgaagaagaaaatttgcaCTCTAAATGA
- the LOC108003321 gene encoding importin-5, with protein sequence MSVRCSFIRSVTMAADLDQFQQLLNTLLSTDNDARTQAEDAYNNLPVDSKVTFLLTSLCNATLTEEMRAMAAVLLRRLFSSEFMDFYPKIPPEAQAQLKEQILLSVQNEQTETIRRKVCEVAAEVARNLIDEDGNNQWPEFLQFLFQCANSPVPALKENALRMFTSVPGVFGNQQANYLNLIKQMLQQSIMDSANYEVRFQAVRAIGAFIILHDKEENIQKHFSELLPAIVQVIAQSVEKQGDDALLKVLIDLAESTPKFLRLQLETIMEMCMKIFSNEDMADSWRQLALEVLVTLAETAPAMVRKVGGKYIASLVPLVLKMMTDIEEDEKWSFSDEIVDDDNDSNNVVAESALDRLACGLGGKTMLPQIVQNIPSMLNNSDWKYRHAALMAISAVGEGCHKQMEAILPQIMEGVIQYLQDPHPRVRYAACNAVGQMSTDFAPIFEKKFHDKVIPGLLMVLDDNANPRVQAHAGAALVNFSEDCPKNILTPYLDAIMAKLESILTAKFQELVEKGTKLVLEQVVTTIASVADTCEEQFVTYYDRLMPCLKYIIQNANQQEHKMLRGKTIECVSLIGLAVGPEKFIADASEVMDMLLKTHSEGDLPDDDPQTSYLISAWTRICKILGKQFEQYLPLVMGPVLRTAAMRPEVALLDNEDMEGIEDVDWEFISLGEQQNFGIKTAGLEDKASACEMLVCYARELKEGFADYAEEVVRLMVPMLKFYFHDGVRTAAAASLPYLLDCAKIKGPQYLEGMWAYICPDLLKAIDTEPESDVLLELLYSLAKCIETLGAGCLGAQPMAELLRILDKLLNKHFERAVARLEKRKDEDYDEIVEEQLADEDNEDVYTLSKIADILHALFTTHKSSFFPYFDQICGHFVKLLSPERSWSDHQWALCVFDDVIEFGGPECAKYQEYFLRPMIQYVSDKSAEVRQAAAYGCGVLGQYGGEAFAQACAEALPRLMEVINDPESRSPENVNPTENAISAVTKILKYNNKAINVDEILPHWLSWLPVVEDEDEAPYVYGYLCDLIEANHVAVLGPNNSNLPRLISFFAEAFYKDAVPTDNPVMGRILSIVRQIQNNESMFQACINALTADQQQALHEALRAQPTN encoded by the exons ATGAGTGTGCGCTGTAGTTTCATTCGTTCGGTGACAATGGCGGCAGACCTTGATCAGTTTCAACAGCTTTTAAATACACTCCTGAGCACGGATAATGATGCCAGAACCCAAGCAGAA gatGCATACAACAATCTCCCAGTGGATAGCAAGGTGACATTTCTTTTAACTTCTTTATGCAATGCCACTCTTACAGAAGAGATGCGTGCTATGGCTGCCGTCTTGTTACGTCGACTCTTCTCTTCTGAATTTATGGATTTTTATcctaaa attccaCCAGAAGCACAAGCTCAATTAAAAgagcaaattttattatctgttCAAAATGAACAGACAGAAACTATTCGACGTAAGGTTTGTGAGGTTGCAGCTGAAGTTGcaagaaatttgattgatGAAGATGGTAATAATCAATGGCCAGAGTTTCTGCAGTTCCTATTCCAATGTGCAAATAGTCCTGTACCAGCATTGAAAGAAAATGCTCTTCGAATGTTCAC atccGTCCCAGGCGTATTTGGAAATCAACAAgcaaattatttgaatcttaTAAAACAAATGTTACAACAATCGATTATGGATTCTGCAAACTATGag gtcAGATTTCAAGCAGTAAGAGCAATTGGAGCCTTTATCATTTTGcatgataaagaagaaaatatacagaaacatttttcagaattattacCAGCAATTGTACAAGTAATTGCTCAATCAGTAGAAAAACAAGGAGATGATGCTctcttaaaagttttaattgatttagcAGAATCGACGCCTAAGTTTTTGAGATTACAATTAGAAACTATAATGGAAAtgtgtatgaaaatattttcgaatgaaGATATGGCTGACTCATGGAGACAATTAGCATTGGAAGTATTAGTAACATTAGCAGAAACTGCTCCTGcaatggtacgtaaagttggtggaaaatatattgcatCTCTAGTACCATTGGTACTAAAAATGATGACAGATatagaagaagatgaaaaatggAGTTTTTCTGATGAAATCGTTGATGATGACAATGATAGTAATAATGTTGTTGCTGAAAGCGCTTTAGACAGATTAGCATGTGGTTTAGGTGGTAAAACTATGTTACCacaaattgtacaaaatattcCTTCAATGTTGAATAATAGTGATTGGAAGTAtag acaTGCTGCTCTTATGGCAATATCAGCTGTTGGAGAAGGTTGTCATAAACAAATGGAAGCAATATTACCTCAAATTATGGAAGGAGTTATACAATATTTGCAAGATCCT CATCCTCGTGTAAGATATGCAGCTTGTAATGCAGTAGGTCAAATGTCAACTGATTTTGCacctatatttgaaaaaaaatttcatgacaAAGTCATTCCTGGTTTATTAATGGTTTTGGACGATAATGCAAATCCAAGGGTTCAAGCTCACGCTGGTGCAGCACTTGTAAATTTTAGCGAAGATTgtccaaaaaatatattaacaccaTATTTAGATGCTATTATGGCTAAATTGGAATCAATTCTTACTgctaaatttcaagaattagtTGAGAAAGGAACTAAACTTGTCTTAGAACAA gttgTCACAACTATCGCATCTGTTGCTGATACATGTGAAGAACAATTTGTAACATATTATGATAGATTAATGCCAtgtctaaaatatattattcaaaatgctAATCAACAAGAACACAAAATGTTACGTGGGAAGACAATTGAATGCGTGAGTCTTATAGGACTTGCAGTAGGACCTGAAAAg TTTATTGCAGATGCTAGTGAAGTTATGGACATGTTACTAAAAACTCATTCTGAAGGAGATCTTCCAGATGATGATCCACAAACAAGTTATCTTATATCCGCATGGACAcgaatttgtaaaattctag gTAAACAATTTGAACAATATTTGCCATTAGTAATGGGCCCAGTTTTACGAACAGCCGCTATGAGACCTGAAGTGGCTTTATTAGATAATGAAGATATGGAAGGTATAGAAGATGTTGATTGGGAATTCATCTCTCTTGGTGAACAACAAAATTTCGGAATTAAAACAGCTGGTTTAGAAGATAAAGCTTCTGCCTGTGAAATGTTAGTTTGCTATGCGCGTGAATTGAAGGAAGGTTTTGCAGATTATGCAGAAGAAGTAGTACGGCTAATGGTTCCTAtgctgaaattttattttcatgatgGTGTTAGAACAGCTGCTGCTGCAAGTTTACCATATCTTCTTGATTGCGCAAAAATAAaag gTCCACAGTATCTTGAAGGAATGTGGGCATATATTTGTCCTGATCTCTTAAAAGCAATTGATACAGAACCTGAATCTGatgttttattagaattattgtatTCGTTGGCCAAATGTATTGAAACTCTTGGTGCAGGTTGCTTAGGAGCACAACCCATGGCTGAACTTTTACGTATATTGgataaattacttaataaacattttgaaaGAGCAGTAGCTAGATTGGAAAAACGTAAAGATGAAGATTATGATGAG attgttGAAGAACAACTTGCTGATGAAGATAATGAAGATGTATATACTCTAAGTAAAATAGCAGATATTTTACATGCTTTATTCACTACTCATAAATCTTCATTTTTCCcttattttgatcaaatttgtggacattttgttaaattattaagtccTGAAAGATCTTGGTCAGATCATCAATGGGCTTTATGTGTTTTTGACGATGTAATAGAATTTGGCGGACCTGAATGTGcaaaatatcaagaatattttttacgacCAATGATACAATATGTATCAGATAAATCAGCAGAAGTAAGACAAGCAGCAGCTTATGGTTGTGGGGTTTTAGGACAATATGGAGGAGAAGCATTTGCTCAAGCATGTGCAGAAGCTTTACCTAGATTAATGGAAGTTATAAATGATCCAGAATCTAGATCACCTGAAAATGTCAATCCTACAGAAAATGCTATTTCTGCAGtaacaaaaattcttaaatataataataaagcaatCAATGTCGATGAAATACTTCCTCATtg GCTCTCTTGGCTACCAGTGGTAGAAGATGAAGATGAAGCACCTTATGTTTATGGATATTTATGTGATTTAATTGAAGCAAATCACGTAGCAGTTTTAGGACCAAATAATTCGAATCTACCTCGGTTGATAAGTTTTTTTGCAGAAGCATTTTACAAAGATGCCGTACCAACGGATAATCCTGTCATGGGTAGAATTCTTAGCATTGTTAGACAAATACAG AACAACGAGTCTATGTTCCAGGCATGCATAAATGCATTAACAGCAGATCAACAGCAGGCACTGCATGAGGCACTTCGTGCACAGCCTACTAATTAG